The following are encoded together in the Thermothelomyces thermophilus ATCC 42464 chromosome 3, complete sequence genome:
- a CDS encoding glycoside hydrolase family 30 protein (CAZy_ID 267782) yields the protein MSGAAAAPSERPIEARQANTITVDLSQTYQRMDGFGFSLAFQRANLITNMSDKTKQRELLDLLFNRTTGAGFSILRNGIGSSPNSNSDFMNTIAPNNPGSPNAEPQYMWDGKDSGQLWVSQQAVNLYGVKNIYADAWSAPGYMKTNGRDTNGGTLCGVPGAQCASGDWRQAYANYLVAYIGFYAEEGVNITHLGFLNEPDYSASYASMQSNGNQAADFIKILHPTLEAVGLGDRVRIVCCDSMGWNNQVSMVSQIRSAGAEDLLGTVTSHTYSGGPGGPMSSRAPVWLSEQCDLNGAWTTAWYSYGGAGEGLTWASNIYNAVVNANISGYLYWEGVQWPNPNTNEKLIRVDNTTNTYEVSSRLWAFANWSRYVRPGAVRVGVSGGGNGLRTAAFRNEDGTIAVIAISSGGSAANVSIKISGGPGAAAVQAFVSDNTRKCESTPATVAGDGTISGSVAARSITTFFILPESS from the exons AtgagcggcgccgccgcagcccccAGTGAGAGGCCTATCGAAGCACGCCAAGCAAACACTATCACGGTCGACCTCTCCCAGACGTACCAGCGCATGGATGGATTCGGCTTCAGCCTGGCGTTCCAGCGGGCGAACTTGATCACCAACATGTCGGACAAGACCAAGCAGCGAGAGCTGCTCGACCTGCTCTTCAACCGGACGACGGGGGCCGGCTTCAGCATCCTGCGGAATGGCATTGGGTCGTCGCCCAACAGCAACTCGGACTTCATGAACACCATCGCGCCCAACAACCCGGGGAGCCCCAACGCGGAGCCCCAGTACATGTGGGACGGCAAGGACAGCGGGCAGCTGTGGGTGTCGCAGCAGGCAGTGAACTTGTATGGGGTCAAGAATATCTACGCCG ACGCCTGGAGCGCTCCGGGGTACATGAAGACCAACGGGCGCGACACCAACGGCGGCACCCTCTGCGGGGTGCCGGGAGCGCAGTGTGCGTCCGGCGACTGGCGGCAGGCGTACGCCAACTATCTGGTGGCCTACATTGGCTTCTACGCGGAGGAAGGCGTTAACATCACGCACCTGGGGTTCCTCAACGAGCCGGACTACAGCGCCAGCTACGCGTCAATGCAATCCAACGGCAACCAGGCGGCCGACTTCATCAAGATCCTGCACCCAACACTCGAGGCCGTAGGGCTTGGGGACCGGGTACGGATCGTGTGCTGCGACTCAATGGGCTGGAACAACCAGGTGAGCATGGTCTCGCAGATCCGGTcggccggcgccgaggaCCTGCTGGGGACCGTGACCTCGCACACGTATTCGGGGGGCCCGGGCGGGCCGATGAGCTCGCGGGCTCCCGTCTGGCTGTCGGAGCAGTGCGACCTCAACGGGGCCTGGACCACGGCCTGGTACTCGtacggcggcgcgggcgaggGGCTGACGTGGGCCAGTAACATCTACAACGCGGTCGTCAACGCCAACATCTCGGGCTACCTGTACTGGGAGGGTGTCCAGTGGCCTAACCCAAACACCAATGAGAAGCTCATCCGCGTGGACAACACGACCAACACGTACGAAGTGTCGAGCAGGCTGTGGGCTTTTGCCAACTGGTCACGCTACGTGCGGCCCGGGGCTGTGCGGGTGGGGGTCAGCGGCGGGGGGAATGGACTGCGCACGGCGGCCTTCAGAAACGAAGACGGCACGATTGCGGTCATTGCCATCAGCTCGGGGGGGTCGGCGGCGAACGTGAGCATCAAGATCTCTGGAGGCCCCGGCGCAGCCGCGGTGCAGGCGTTTGTGTCTGACAACACGAGAAAATGCGAGTCTACGCCGGCGACGGTGGCAGGTGATGGAACCATCTCAGGGTCAGTCGCAGCCAGATCAATCACGACCTTCTTTATCTTGCCGGAGAGCTCCTGA